Part of the Salmo trutta chromosome 5, fSalTru1.1, whole genome shotgun sequence genome is shown below.
attatttacaatgatagcctaggaagagtgggttaaatgccttgttcaggagcagaagaacatattttaccttgtcagcttggggattcaatctagcaacctttcggttactggcccaacactctaaccactaggctacctgctgcccaaacGATACTGTGATTTCTGGAGCTACTTCTGAGAAGGTGATGTATTATGATGCCAACTGACCCTAGTCACACTTCATTCCCCATTGCTTTCCATGGAAACATTCTGTGCTGTATTGTGGTGTTCTGTCTCTGACTGTGTACCATGACCTTGTAACGTATGCATGACCTTCAGAGCCTTAATCAAACGCAGACCATAGCTGATCATAGTCAATGTATTTTGTTGTACAATTTCAACTAGATATCCACAGCTATGCATTACGAAATTGTAGTAACCTACTGGGATAGTGGTGTATTATAAAATAACTTGGAATTGTTTGCTGTTACTGTATTTCTTTAATTAATGATCTCTTAATTAACATAATACCTTTTATTTTCACAAGAACTTACAAGATATTTGACAGTACAATATTACACATTACATACCTTTTCCAGCAACATAATCTATTGTGCCCAGTGTGAAGAAAATGAAATCAATAAGATCCTATCTGGATAGTCAGTCTGTGAGGCTATACAGGGCCTCTCTACTCTATAatgaaacatttaataaataacataTTAGTTTGTCTACAGTACATTAGTCCAAAGTACATTTTTACAGACTCAATTCAAAATGTGGATTCCAGACAGATGTTTGTCATGTTGGCCTACATATTTATAAGACTATTATAAGCATTGCATTTACTTTCAAGTGTTAGTATTGATGGTCATGCAATTGAGTGCAGACCTTTTTAATACTAAGGTATTCAGTTTCTTCTAAATCAAAATGTGTCCTAGATTGCCCTAGATTTTTCCTAGTGGTGTATTGGTAGAGTGAATATATTTTCTACATTAATTAATATTAAAAAGGTGATGCAAATTTGACTGACTCGGCAGGCAGTTCTACCTAATTCAAGCCTTTATTGGAAAAAAGGTTTAGAATTGGCCAACAGCACCTTCTCCATTAAGGCCATCCAGAAAGTCCACAATTTCCTTAGCTCTGTCACCTCCATTATGAACAATGGACAACAGAACATGAATACTGCTATCACGTTGGTCAGTAGGTAGCATAATTTCCACTGCCTTCTTGTGGAAATCAATTGACCTGGAAGCATCTTGTTTTGCATAAAACAGATGTTGGGCATACCAGTTGtagattttttgtaaattctgTGGTTCCATTCCTTCCCTATCAAGAAGCAGGTCCTCGAATATCTTATCCGCTCTATCAACTCTGCCAGATTCTTTGTACATAGCAGACAGTTCCAGTTTAGCTGCAAGGGATTTTGGGTAGAGTGTGACCACCTCTTCATAAAGGTTGACTGCATTTTCAATCAGAATATGCCTCATTGGGTTCCTTTTCTCTTCCGGAGAGAAAATCTTCCATTTGTAACACTTCCCAAGATGCCTTTTCAGCTGGCGTGAATTGGGGTGCCTCTCCAGGGTCCTTCTTGCCAGGTCAATGCTTGAATCATTAGAGATGTAATCTCGTAAAAAATATAGCAAGATTCCAAATCCACCAAAGCTGTCCAAAGGCTTCTCTATCACTTCCTTTGCGAGTTTACGTGCTTCCTCAACCTGGCCGTTCTCTGCAAGCCTCTGCAGGTACATCACTGTGATGTACACATCTTCTGGATCCAATTCTCTAGCAATCTGTAGGTGCTCCAACATCTCAGATCGCAGCTTCGGGGTAATGTCTTTCTTTTCAACAGATTTATTAAACGCCATGGCGTAACCGCAGCGCAGCAACTTGTTCTCAGGGTCCCCTTTCAAGGCCATCCGGAAGCAATATACCGCTTCCTTCCTCTTGCTTACATCAAACTTATTCAAAGTCCAGGCCCTTTCTCCCCACACTACACCTGGGCAAGTCAAGCGGTTGTCCTGCAGTAGTCTCCCCACCTTCTCCACATAGGTCTGGCTCTCTGTCAGCTCCCCTTGGTGATAGTGCACCCAGGCCAAGTTCCCATAGTGGACTACCAGACTTAGCTCAACGTTGTCTGGGCTGTTTAGGCGAATGGCCTCTTCAGCCTTCTTCAGGCAATGAAGAGCGTCCTCTGTGGAGCCCAAAGCGTGGTGTAGGTAAGCCAGGAAGTTGTACAGATAACCCGTCCAGGAACATTGAACCCCCTCGCTGCTGCTGATGTCTATCATGGTTTCTCTGAGGCTGTGAAGTTTAGATCTGTTGTAATCCAGCTTCCAGGTGAAGTGGCATTCTAAACCCTGCAGCCTAATTTTCAATGAGTTCTGAGCCATTCTGGTTGAAAAAAGAAAACAGTTCAATCAAAATAGTTTAGAACTAACAATACTTAAGGGAGATATTTCAGACCTGGATGATGAACCAATTACTcgttgtttgtgtgtgagtgagagagagggagagagagagagagatcacttaCTTCGGAGTTGGGCAAGAGAAAGCCATCTTGTGGTCTCTGAGTTTCAAGACAGAGCAAATGAGTGTCTGATTAGATACCTCACTGACTATCCTGATTTTATACTGTATGGACCAAATTGTTACCTTCCAATGGGCGGGTTATGCGGTTATTGTCATAGTTTCGTTTCAAACAAATAGAGACTAAAGCAAATGGGTGTGTACTCCACAAGACTCATGTTGAAACACGAAAGGgccttttgccacaaagttggaagcacagaatcatctagaatgtcattgtatgctgtttcgttaagatttcccttcacttgaatTAAGGGGCCTGGCTTGAGcaatgaaaaacagctccagaccattattcctcctccaccaaactttacagttggcattatgcatttgggcaggtatcGTTGTTCTAGCAAAACctagattagtccgtcggactgccagatggtgaagtgtgattcatcactccagagaacgtatttccactgctccagagtctaatggtggcatgatttacaccactccagccgacgtttggcattgcgcatggtgaacttaggcttgtgtgtgggtGCTCGGCCTTGGAGGCCCATATCAGGAAGCTCCCTAGGAACAGTTATTATgatgacattgcttccagaggcagtttggaactcggtagtgagtgttgcaaccgacgACAGACAACTTTTACGCGCtaggcgcttcagcactcggcatccccgttctgtgagcttgtgttgcctaccacttcgcggctgagtcgttgttgctcctagacgtttctactttacaataacagcacttacaattgaccggggAAAGTGACTGATCTTGATGCCTGTGTGCCAAAACGATTTAGTTGTAAAACGAGAGTGACGAGTGTTTTCATAAAGGTAATATTGTCAAAATTCCGCTTTTAAACAACCATCATAATTGGTCACTTGGCGATAATGTTCCCAGACAGCACACATATATCTCACTGACATCGGCCTGGCCGATGTAGTATGGAGAGCGTTTGCACATTGGCAAGATGTCGCCAAGACGTCGGCATTAGGCATTCGCCTTCAGGCGCTATTTGGACAATGCACGTCGAAGCTGCATGCTGTCTAACTCTCTACAGACAATGTAAAAATACCTTTATTTGAGGTTGGACCCAACAGCAAATAATGTTTCACTACATGACTTGAATTACTCATTACCAAATGAGTGTAAACATCAAATTTGAATGTAAAATATAGAAAAGATTATTAGCAAAATTATACTGGCAATAATAAAACACAACAGGCTtttaatttttgtcatttagcagaggaCTATTatacagagcaacttacagtggtGGGTGCAcatattttcatactggtcccccatgggaattgaaccctcaACCTGggtattgcaagcaccatgctgtaccaactgagctaAGTGGGACTATACTAGACTAGAAGTTATTTTGTTTGTAAGTAAAATGAAAAGAGAAGGTTCACATTAATGTCAAATTTATTAGGCTACTGCTATACAATCAAGTTCTTAAAAGAACTCCGGCATAAAGAGAGAAACAAGGCACAGAGAAACCGAAACATCACATGTAACAAAAATATATCTTATGCAGAGGGTGTCCAGTTAGTTCGATAAAGATGGAATTAAGGTTTTATTACAGGCAAATTGATTTTTGCAGTGAATGTGTGAtgaatatatttacaaaaaatggTAACATTGAGCCAAGTGGTGAAAATAATGTATGGGACAAGTCCTGTTGTCAGAAAATGCGTTTTTATTAAGTTATTTAAGCTTATAGGCTTCATACATCTTTTCTGGTAAAGTATTGCCAACCATGACCCGAAAATGTTTGACTGTCCATGGGTAGGCTATGCATAAAATATGTGAAATGTGGCCCCAGCGGGTGGAGGAATGATTATGCATCGAGAGAAGGCAGCATTGTTACACTCGGCCCCATTTCGATGTCTACACGATCTATGGCCGACTCTGTGATGCTGAGCGGCCATGTGACCGTGCAGCGTGCATGCATTTCGACCTCCCACACTCACAGCTGCCCTTCCGCCAACCCTTCTAAATGGACCCCGATCTACTAATTATATACCGCTGTCAGGCCGACGTCGGTGAGATGTATGTGTGCTGTCTGGGTTGCATACAACATTGCATTCATTGAGACAAATGTTGATTATTTCCATCAAACACAATCAAAGTTAACATAAGTCCTAGAGGCCTTCAATTTCCCAACTTTAGCCATGCTCAATTTTagggattatttttttttatttttacaatgtgATGTTGCACTCCCAAACGAATAACTTGAATAACATGATGTAGGTAATTCAATCATCGaaagaaatgtatttattggCCTAGTTGGTTTTAAAGTATTTAGGCATATCATGTGAAATAAGCCTCATGCGACATCATTGTCAAAAGCGCAAGAGACACTTTTGCATGTACGTCTAGATTATTTATGGATTGATCATATACCAAAACATTATGTTAACAACTCCAAAGCAGTTGCATGTGGCGCAGGAACCATGACTCACTGCATACTTCTATTATCATGACACCTGCTATTAACTCAACTCGTTAGGGCAGCTCATTcagtgatgccaatttagcaattttgttgctagatttagcaacttttcagactaccctggcaactttcttttcaaacagcacctagcaacaaatttagctactttaaaaaatgtatttggaacttttagcaactttttgaaaagtgactcaaacgctaaaCTGCACACATTTTACCTCTAAATGACACCAaaacgattttctctgtcacacactcagtcacaacacaaggtgcctggctgcaaaagtgcattgtgagtgacgtcagcagcaggctctcagctcgtgcacaggcagcagcaggccagcagcaatttcagcaaattgcaaatcattgttggctgactgcagcagcaaGTGGTACGGGTTCGAcgagccaaacccaatgaatatagttggtcacgaatgtttgatcttgaacagaactttcaacatcaatcaacatgtctcaatcaaatTGTAACAGCCAGAAGTAccagaaaagagtgggagtctgtacctgaacaaatgtgaaatcatattttttgccgagatggccagtcaatttgagtaacgttattgtatttctacgtaatgacgcagttttacgttatcacgcaatgacatcaccaatgtcatttagcaacttttagcaacaaatcaacctgctCTAGCAACATACCCTGAAAATTAGTTGGCCAACACTGAGCTCATTAGATATCCTAAATATCTGTATCCTAAGTGGGACTCTTATGAATAAAGAGGTTTCATTCataatttttattttacccaTAAGAGTAGGAGTTAAAATGTCTATTCTCAGCACATGCGACAAATGTTCTACTCTGGGACACTTTTTTTGGATAAGGGCTCTGGTCCACCCTGATCATATGATAGTGTGATCATACTCCTACTCTGAAACGCTTTGTGAATACTGGCCCTAGTGTATGAATAGCAGTCTACAAAATCCTCATATTCTTATTGCGTCTCTCACAGGTTTTATGAGATGGTCCTATTGCTTGTGTGATTTATATAGTTGGCTCAACCAAAGTGCACTGCGAGCGACAAGGGCTCATTAGTCTcatttcaaaaaataaaataaacgtaATCTCTTATTCCCACTGAGCTCAAGAAGTGGACGGAATGCATGTTTGAGAATCCAACAGTGAAAGCCACCATGTCCCCAATGAGACCTACTGTACAAGGCCTTTATTAACAAAGGCTACGTcgaatggaaatccaattttgACTATTGCCTGTAGATACATGGCCCGATGGCAATTCACCCTTGACCGTCCAGTTTTCCCATTCTAAATTATTTTGACATATCCTCTATGTAATTAGGGTATCAGATGTCGATGTCAACTTAGTTGTGCAGCTGTGTATCTCATAGGAAACTTTTCTGAAGGTTCATTTCTGTGctcctccagaccattattcctcctccaccaaataaaaaatgtgtcactATGCGTTCAGGCAAGTAGAGTTCTCCTGGAATctgccaaatccagattcgtccgttcaatggcagcgagctttacaacaCACCcaacgacgcttggcattgtgcatggtgcgGCTGCTTGTGCAATGTTATATGCAACATTATCGGCAAGTGACTTGATCTGATTCCTGTGTGTCAAAACAATTTAAAGTTGTAGAACGAGAATGAGGATGTGTTGATATAACGGTGATATTGTCAAATACCGCTTTTAACAACCATCAGCATTAGTATAAACGTTTAATATAATTTTTTGCCTGACATGATCACTTTGCATATTCTTAATTATTGATTATGTGGCAtgaataacttttttt
Proteins encoded:
- the LOC115193748 gene encoding interferon-induced protein with tetratricopeptide repeats 1-like, translating into MAFSCPTPKMAQNSLKIRLQGLECHFTWKLDYNRSKLHSLRETMIDISSSEGVQCSWTGYLYNFLAYLHHALGSTEDALHCLKKAEEAIRLNSPDNVELSLVVHYGNLAWVHYHQGELTESQTYVEKVGRLLQDNRLTCPGVVWGERAWTLNKFDVSKRKEAVYCFRMALKGDPENKLLRCGYAMAFNKSVEKKDITPKLRSEMLEHLQIARELDPEDVYITVMYLQRLAENGQVEEARKLAKEVIEKPLDSFGGFGILLYFLRDYISNDSSIDLARRTLERHPNSRQLKRHLGKCYKWKIFSPEEKRNPMRHILIENAVNLYEEVVTLYPKSLAAKLELSAMYKESGRVDRADKIFEDLLLDREGMEPQNLQKIYNWYAQHLFYAKQDASRSIDFHKKAVEIMLPTDQRDSSIHVLLSIVHNGGDRAKEIVDFLDGLNGEGAVGQF